The Desulfobacterales bacterium nucleotide sequence AGGCGGCAAAGGTCGGCGCCATTCGGTATCTGGCGAACATTGCAGGGATTCAGCACATTGACGCCATTGAAAATTTTCCCATGGAAAAATACGATTACATGCTGAAAATCATGCTGCGGGCGCCGTTTTATCTTTCCAAACTGTGTATCCCGCACATCAAAAAAGGAAAGGACGGCAAGGGGGCCATCGGCAACATGGCTTCCGCGCATGCCCACATCTGTACCCTCAACAAGCCGGCATATAACATCACCAAGTTCGGACTGCGCGCATTATCCCAATCCATTGCTGCCGAAGGCAACGGGCATATCCGTTCCTTTTCCGTTAGCACCGGGTTTGTTAAAACCGCTTTGGCTTTAAAGCAGATCCCTTCCCAGGCCAAGCAACGGGGGATCACCCCGGATGAGGTTGTGCGGGATGTCATGATGGGAAACTCCCGTGTCAAAGAGATGATGTCGCCCATCGAAGTGGCGAATCTTTTTATCTTCGGGTTTTCACGCTTTGCCAGGTACCTCGTCGGCGGCGATCTGTTATTTGACGGGGGCATGGTGCTGACTTATGCCGAAAAGAAAATTTAAATCAGGAATTCCAGGAGGAGGTGATCACTTCATTATATGATTGGGGGGCGATGGTTTTAATTAGTCACAACAATAATCTACAAAGGAGGATAAAATGAAAAG carries:
- a CDS encoding SDR family oxidoreductase, whose product is MNIAEPEIIKDDILFLKDNDFNHGNVCIVTGAASGIGRAVAIAAAANNLVSVGLDVDEVEGKKTQQLARGFGGQMIFIKTDLSNDDDLQHAVSEAAKVGAIRYLANIAGIQHIDAIENFPMEKYDYMLKIMLRAPFYLSKLCIPHIKKGKDGKGAIGNMASAHAHICTLNKPAYNITKFGLRALSQSIAAEGNGHIRSFSVSTGFVKTALALKQIPSQAKQRGITPDEVVRDVMMGNSRVKEMMSPIEVANLFIFGFSRFARYLVGGDLLFDGGMVLTYAEKKI